From bacterium, one genomic window encodes:
- a CDS encoding trehalase family glycosidase → MDIWELMREKFDEKIPRRTAILVKEEDYSLTFAYPSEFSSIGYNFDSRKTTSYSETPWFSIRFGEYYFPDLLGNLARNNFYYEDMEYLPDMIKRRIVFSNIGIEAEEIFTRVISGGFTWEVNLICRNHIPYTFNKKLYTVIALNSNGVVITSYQNNNCFKIDTGDRQIFICGDFENYAVYEKIDDCLKDLEKGGISNKENKGRYIILEHNINLNPDESRKIRFGISTVSEEKAIETFKVDNCITQIKERWNSWFNSIPHSDFKTENEKKVYYKCWWVIKLNYYYDDRYGKTVIEALPVYKGWWQWALPAIQWHTSLNPEVNSDFMKRLLDLFLITSQREDGFLPHVIFIDEEIPGERCSRSSLIQTPHIAWVAWRYYKKTKDIESLKRWYPKLKKYYQYLSKSRDEECLNLHLWAMLYHYETGMDDYPALHRVSYGEKSEDGIKERFCYPAIFAGERCYYEKTMAKIAEEIGNREESIEWISESEKTREAMDRFLWDKKKKWYGVLHEDGTLETIVGCDGLVPFTYGLVSKDKAKLAKESFEKLIGRYGVFTVAPSEERFHEEIYWQGPVWPTSCAFGMAAAFNYYPELMEKIKDGIVNFALKYPNIWECMSGITGKIAHGPFEVIATPCVSSNVGAGELIGALLIYYGDNVFSI, encoded by the coding sequence CTCCTTGGTTTTCTATCAGATTTGGAGAGTACTATTTTCCTGACCTGTTGGGAAATTTAGCCAGAAATAACTTTTATTACGAGGATATGGAGTATCTTCCAGATATGATAAAAAGAAGGATTGTGTTTTCTAACATAGGTATTGAAGCAGAAGAGATATTTACACGAGTTATAAGTGGTGGTTTTACATGGGAGGTTAACCTTATCTGTAGAAATCATATCCCATACACCTTTAATAAAAAACTCTATACAGTAATTGCTCTTAATAGTAATGGGGTAGTTATAACATCTTATCAGAATAACAATTGCTTTAAGATAGACACAGGAGATAGACAGATATTTATCTGTGGTGATTTTGAAAATTATGCTGTATATGAAAAGATTGATGATTGTTTAAAGGACTTAGAGAAGGGGGGTATATCAAACAAAGAAAATAAGGGAAGGTATATTATTCTTGAACACAACATCAATCTAAATCCGGATGAAAGCAGAAAGATAAGGTTTGGAATAAGTACAGTTTCAGAAGAAAAAGCTATAGAAACATTTAAGGTAGATAATTGTATAACACAAATAAAAGAGAGATGGAACAGTTGGTTTAACTCTATCCCACATTCTGATTTTAAGACAGAGAATGAAAAAAAGGTCTATTATAAGTGCTGGTGGGTCATCAAATTGAACTATTATTATGACGATAGATATGGAAAAACTGTAATAGAAGCACTTCCTGTATATAAAGGGTGGTGGCAGTGGGCTTTACCTGCAATCCAGTGGCATACAAGTTTAAATCCAGAGGTTAATTCTGATTTTATGAAAAGGTTATTGGACCTATTCCTTATCACATCCCAGCGGGAAGATGGGTTTCTTCCACATGTAATTTTTATAGATGAGGAAATACCTGGAGAGAGATGCTCAAGAAGCAGTTTAATCCAGACACCACATATCGCGTGGGTAGCGTGGCGGTATTACAAGAAAACAAAAGATATAGAGAGTTTAAAAAGGTGGTATCCTAAACTTAAAAAGTATTATCAGTATTTAAGTAAATCCAGAGATGAGGAATGTTTAAATTTACATTTATGGGCGATGCTTTACCATTATGAGACAGGTATGGATGACTATCCAGCACTTCACAGGGTCTCTTATGGAGAAAAGAGTGAAGATGGGATAAAAGAACGTTTTTGTTATCCTGCTATATTTGCTGGAGAAAGGTGTTATTATGAAAAGACAATGGCAAAGATAGCAGAGGAGATAGGAAACAGAGAGGAATCAATAGAATGGATTTCTGAATCAGAGAAAACAAGAGAAGCGATGGACAGATTTCTGTGGGACAAAAAGAAAAAATGGTATGGGGTTTTACATGAGGATGGAACACTGGAAACAATCGTTGGATGTGATGGGCTTGTCCCCTTTACATACGGATTGGTCAGTAAGGATAAAGCGAAATTGGCAAAGGAAAGTTTTGAAAAACTTATAGGAAGATACGGGGTATTTACAGTAGCACCTTCTGAAGAAAGATTCCATGAGGAGATATACTGGCAGGGACCTGTCTGGCCTACTTCCTGTGCTTTTGGGATGGCAGCCGCATTCAACTATTATCCTGAATTGATGGAGAAAATCAAAGATGGAATAGTAAACTTTGCACTTAAATACCCGAATATCTGGGAGTGTATGAGTGGAATAACAGGGAAGATTGCACATGGTCCATTTGAAGTAATTGCTACACCTTGTGTTTCTTCAAATGTAGGTGCAGGGGAACTGATAGGAGCACTTCTTATCTATTACGGTGATAATGTATTTTCAATCTGA